The following proteins come from a genomic window of Natrinema saccharevitans:
- a CDS encoding PAS domain-containing sensor histidine kinase has protein sequence MSTRAGADGDAFWGDADDGVALERYRTLVNTIDDAIYQLDADGRFVAVNDVIVEATGYAREDLLGEHVSLVFADADVARIEREVAARIDADDDVIATFELAVRTADGDAIPFELRVNPLLEDGEFRGTLGVARDRSEKRRRQDTLASAIASYESITSIIDGADIGVVVLGDGGEVEWADESVEEYFGVDRATLIGRDGRSVVDDLASSVEDPESFATTVRSSYHDGCYVDGFECRVTGDGDREERWLSYRSKPIESGAFAGGRVEFYYDVTDQKESEGALREREAAFRSLVDAVEEYAIFRLDTDGRVVSWNEGARQIKGYERATILSEHFSRFYTDADRAAGVPERNLERALENGSVEDEGWRVRADGTRFWATATITSVRDDDGTHRGYLKVTRDMTDRRERERELESELQRILGRISDAFYAVDDEFRFTHVNDRAAELLQRSEEELLGECLWDVFPDLREIDEVWDAFHAALETQEPTSYELYYETLDFRVEANLYPSETGISVYFRDITERRERKRELERTERRFEAIFEDPNILVGLLEPDGTVIDVNGTAMEYVDADLTDVIGEQFCETPWWGGESADVRPDVREWTERAADGEYVTFEADLARPDGERYTLKGVFRPVTDDDGDVVSIVVSDRDITERKKRERELEESEQRYRTLAENFPNGVVTLFDHDLEYTLAAGQGFEKIQVDPADIEGNHYRGAWGETTGDALEPALRGALAGEQRTVELEYAGREWVVYTVPITDTRGDVFAGVTMAHDITERKEYQRRLEETVDRLEESNKRLEQFAYAASHDLQEPLRMVSSYLQLIEGRYADALDSDGREFLEYAVDGAERMRDMIDGLLAYSRVETQGDPLEPVALETVFDDVLEDLQLRLEETDATVEVGELPRVEGDASQLRQVFQNLLGNALEYSGDDPPRIEISAERRGEQQVISVRDEGIGIDPDAQDRIFEVFERLHSREAHSGTGIGLALCQRIAERHGGEIRVDSEPGEGSTFSVVLPAADTE, from the coding sequence ATGAGTACGCGAGCGGGTGCTGACGGGGACGCCTTCTGGGGCGACGCCGACGACGGCGTCGCGCTCGAGCGCTATCGGACGCTCGTGAACACGATCGACGACGCGATCTACCAGCTCGACGCCGACGGTCGCTTCGTCGCGGTCAACGACGTGATCGTCGAGGCGACCGGCTACGCCCGCGAGGACCTCCTCGGTGAACACGTCTCGCTCGTCTTCGCCGACGCCGACGTGGCCCGTATCGAACGCGAGGTCGCGGCCCGGATCGACGCGGACGACGACGTGATCGCGACGTTCGAACTGGCCGTTCGAACCGCCGACGGCGACGCGATCCCCTTCGAACTCCGCGTCAACCCGCTGCTCGAGGACGGCGAGTTCCGGGGGACGCTCGGCGTCGCCCGCGACCGCTCCGAGAAGCGCCGTCGACAGGACACGCTCGCGTCGGCGATCGCGTCCTACGAGTCGATCACGAGTATCATCGACGGGGCCGACATCGGCGTCGTCGTCCTCGGCGACGGGGGCGAGGTCGAGTGGGCCGACGAGAGCGTCGAGGAGTACTTCGGCGTCGATCGCGCGACCCTCATCGGGCGGGACGGCCGATCGGTCGTCGACGATCTCGCGTCCAGCGTCGAGGACCCCGAATCGTTCGCGACGACGGTCCGTTCGTCGTACCACGACGGCTGTTACGTCGACGGGTTCGAGTGTCGGGTCACCGGCGACGGCGACCGGGAGGAGCGCTGGCTTTCCTACCGGAGTAAGCCGATCGAATCGGGGGCGTTCGCCGGCGGACGGGTCGAGTTCTACTACGACGTCACCGACCAGAAGGAGTCGGAGGGCGCGCTCCGGGAGCGCGAAGCGGCGTTCCGGTCGCTGGTCGACGCCGTCGAGGAGTACGCCATCTTCCGACTCGATACGGACGGGCGCGTCGTCAGCTGGAACGAGGGCGCGCGCCAGATCAAGGGCTACGAGCGCGCGACGATCCTGAGCGAACACTTCTCGCGGTTCTACACCGACGCGGACCGGGCCGCGGGCGTTCCCGAGCGGAACCTCGAGCGGGCCCTCGAGAACGGCTCCGTCGAAGACGAGGGGTGGCGCGTTCGCGCGGACGGCACGCGGTTCTGGGCGACCGCCACGATCACGTCGGTCCGGGACGACGACGGCACCCATCGGGGCTATCTGAAGGTGACCCGCGACATGACGGACCGCCGGGAGCGCGAACGCGAACTCGAGAGCGAACTCCAGCGCATCCTCGGGCGAATCTCAGACGCCTTCTACGCGGTCGACGACGAGTTCCGGTTCACCCACGTCAACGATCGCGCGGCGGAACTGCTGCAACGCTCCGAGGAGGAACTGCTCGGGGAGTGCCTCTGGGACGTGTTCCCCGACCTCCGCGAGATCGACGAGGTCTGGGACGCCTTCCACGCGGCGCTGGAGACCCAGGAACCGACCAGCTACGAACTCTACTACGAAACGCTCGATTTCCGCGTCGAGGCGAACCTCTACCCCTCAGAGACGGGTATCTCGGTTTACTTCCGGGACATCACCGAGCGCCGGGAACGGAAACGCGAACTCGAGCGGACCGAGCGGCGCTTCGAGGCCATCTTCGAGGACCCGAACATCCTCGTGGGGCTGCTCGAGCCCGACGGGACGGTGATCGACGTCAACGGGACGGCCATGGAGTACGTCGACGCGGACCTGACGGACGTGATCGGCGAACAGTTCTGTGAGACGCCGTGGTGGGGCGGGGAGTCCGCGGACGTTCGACCGGACGTCAGGGAGTGGACCGAACGGGCCGCCGACGGCGAGTACGTCACCTTCGAGGCCGATCTCGCCCGACCGGACGGGGAGCGATACACCCTCAAGGGCGTCTTCCGGCCGGTCACGGACGACGACGGCGACGTCGTCTCGATCGTCGTCTCGGACCGTGACATCACGGAGCGCAAGAAACGCGAGCGCGAACTCGAGGAGTCCGAACAGCGCTATCGCACCCTGGCCGAGAACTTCCCGAACGGCGTCGTCACGCTGTTCGACCACGATCTCGAGTACACGCTGGCGGCGGGCCAGGGCTTCGAGAAGATTCAGGTCGATCCGGCCGACATCGAGGGCAACCACTACAGGGGCGCCTGGGGCGAGACGACCGGCGACGCGCTCGAGCCGGCGCTCCGTGGCGCGCTCGCGGGCGAGCAGCGGACGGTCGAGCTCGAGTACGCCGGTCGCGAGTGGGTCGTCTACACGGTCCCGATCACCGACACCCGCGGCGACGTCTTCGCCGGCGTGACGATGGCCCACGACATCACCGAGCGCAAGGAGTACCAGCGCAGACTCGAGGAGACCGTCGATCGCCTCGAGGAGTCGAACAAACGCCTCGAGCAGTTCGCCTACGCCGCCTCCCACGACTTACAGGAACCTCTGCGGATGGTCTCGAGCTACCTCCAGCTGATCGAGGGCCGCTACGCCGACGCGCTCGATTCGGACGGCCGGGAGTTCCTCGAGTACGCCGTCGACGGTGCCGAACGGATGCGCGACATGATCGACGGGCTGCTGGCGTACTCGCGGGTCGAAACCCAGGGCGACCCGCTCGAGCCCGTCGCCCTCGAGACCGTCTTCGACGACGTCCTCGAGGACCTACAGTTACGGCTCGAGGAGACCGACGCGACGGTCGAGGTCGGGGAGCTGCCACGGGTCGAAGGCGACGCCAGCCAGTTGCGACAGGTGTTCCAGAACCTCTTGGGTAACGCCCTCGAGTACAGCGGCGACGACCCGCCGCGGATCGAGATCTCGGCCGAACGACGCGGCGAGCAGCAGGTAATTTCGGTCCGCGACGAGGGGATCGGAATCGACCCCGACGCGCAGGACCGCATCTTCGAAGTCTTCGAGCGACTCCACAGCCGCGAGGCCCACTCCGGTACCGGGATCGGGCTCGCGCTCTGTCAGCGCATCGCCGAACGCCACGGCGGCGAGATCCGCGTCGACTCCGAACCGGGCGAGGGGTCGACGTTCTCGGTCGTACTGCCCGCGGCGGACACCGAGTGA
- a CDS encoding M48 family metallopeptidase, whose amino-acid sequence MALSPDRRLQFRIVGALALVVGVNVGVLSVLAWSGLRVAAASGWSRPAVVGVPAVVGAVLLGAVGLVALQAGYGSRSAVAGLEVTVPEGDGPRNVAGRVRRLATQAAVPVPSVAVAERAEPTCLTVGSRRSPTIVVTRGLLAELDDDELDAALAHEVAHVANRDLPVVTAVAATVAIGDRLLDRERLLRRVLENAVLLGLFTGVGIFVLAVPILAIGVACLVVSAVARGLLGVNAIALGLFAKAREYAADRGASRLTGDPAALASALETLADPRPERDARLHASATLGIVSRPLPVAEDDDDGEAHWVERYLPPVSLEGPAEPRGLNRGLVWLHVRLVRPTAAAVRRLLRWRPATHPSTEARVEELRALERRRHEDA is encoded by the coding sequence ATGGCACTCTCGCCGGATCGACGGCTCCAGTTCCGGATCGTCGGTGCCCTCGCGCTGGTGGTCGGCGTCAACGTCGGCGTCCTCTCGGTTCTCGCCTGGAGCGGGCTCCGCGTGGCGGCGGCGAGCGGCTGGTCCCGCCCGGCCGTCGTCGGCGTTCCGGCCGTCGTCGGAGCGGTCCTCCTCGGAGCGGTCGGTCTCGTCGCCCTGCAGGCGGGATACGGCTCGCGATCCGCCGTCGCCGGGCTCGAGGTGACGGTGCCCGAGGGGGACGGCCCGAGAAACGTCGCCGGACGCGTCCGACGGCTGGCGACGCAGGCGGCCGTTCCGGTGCCCTCGGTGGCCGTCGCCGAGCGCGCCGAACCGACCTGTCTGACCGTCGGGAGCCGCCGCTCGCCGACGATCGTGGTGACGAGGGGGCTGCTCGCGGAACTCGATGACGACGAACTCGACGCGGCCCTCGCCCACGAGGTCGCACACGTCGCGAACCGGGACCTCCCGGTCGTCACGGCCGTCGCCGCGACCGTCGCGATCGGCGATCGATTGCTCGATCGCGAGCGGTTGCTCCGTCGCGTCCTCGAGAACGCGGTGTTGCTCGGCCTCTTCACCGGGGTCGGTATCTTCGTCCTCGCGGTGCCGATCCTCGCGATCGGGGTCGCGTGCCTCGTCGTGAGCGCGGTCGCGCGGGGGCTGCTCGGCGTGAACGCGATCGCGCTCGGCCTGTTCGCGAAGGCCCGCGAGTACGCCGCCGACCGCGGCGCGAGTCGGCTCACCGGCGATCCGGCCGCGCTGGCGAGCGCCCTCGAGACGCTCGCGGATCCGCGCCCCGAACGGGACGCCCGACTGCACGCGAGCGCGACGCTGGGGATCGTGTCGCGACCGTTGCCCGTCGCGGAAGACGATGACGACGGCGAGGCCCACTGGGTCGAACGGTATCTGCCGCCGGTCTCGCTCGAGGGGCCGGCGGAACCGCGCGGGCTGAACCGGGGGCTAGTGTGGCTCCACGTGCGGCTCGTTCGCCCGACGGCCGCGGCCGTCCGTCGGCTGCTCCGGTGGCGGCCCGCGACGCATCCGTCGACCGAGGCCCGGGTCGAGGAGCTACGGGCGCTCGAGCGGCGTCGGCACGAGGACGCGTGA
- a CDS encoding DUF7518 family protein: MSNDRVEQLESTVAELESTVEGLTDELIEAKERIRVLEAELDAETPTRVPDRRGDEAGAATNETPEAEPGEVAEAAADAEGDGETTEEEAEDSGSDDIIVA, translated from the coding sequence ATGTCGAACGATCGCGTCGAGCAGCTCGAATCGACGGTCGCGGAACTCGAGTCGACGGTAGAGGGCCTGACGGACGAACTCATCGAGGCCAAGGAGCGGATTCGGGTCCTCGAGGCCGAACTCGACGCCGAGACGCCGACACGGGTCCCCGACCGCCGGGGCGACGAGGCGGGAGCGGCGACGAACGAGACGCCGGAGGCCGAGCCCGGCGAAGTCGCCGAGGCGGCGGCCGACGCCGAGGGCGACGGGGAGACGACCGAGGAGGAAGCGGAAGACTCAGGTAGCGACGACATCATCGTCGCGTAA
- the smc gene encoding chromosome segregation protein SMC: MYIKSIVLDNFKSFGRKTKIPFYEDFTVVTGPNGSGKSNIIDAVLFALGLARTRGIRAEKLTDLIYNPGHEDGDGGSSGPREATVEVVLDNADGTLTRSQVVNAAGSEDVGDVDEIRIRRRVKETEDNYYSYYYLNDRSVNLSDIQDLLAQAGITPEGYNVVMQGDVTEIINMTPYARREIIDEIAGVAEFDAKKEDAFEELETVQERIDEAELRIEEKRDRLEQLADERREAMRYRRLRREKEEYEGYKKASELEEKRDELESVEGKIDDREDELRERQRELDEREGKVVRLQEDLEDINDEIERKGEDEQLRIKSEIEELKGDISRLEDKIESSEAEIEAAEADRREAFVEIDRKQEQIDDLEGEIREHKLEKASIKTEIQEREAERDDLEAEIEAVDTEFDELKADLADRKDDLEAAKTEKNDRQREQDRLLDEARRRSTTIEETEETIEEKRESLPEIENQRADLERELEKAEQNRANIADVVDDLKGEKRRLQEALDDLDDEIQAKQQEYAELEAKAGESGDSSFGRAVTTILNAGIGGVHGAVAQLGTVPGEYAVACETAAGGRLANVVVDDDVVGQQCIEHLKSRNAGRATFLPLTDMSQRRLPNAPSDPGVVDFAYNLVDFDEEYAGVFSYVLGDTLVVEDIETARSYMGDYRMVTVDGDVVEKSGAMTGGSGGGSRYSFTGGGEGQLERVAKRITELQEEREELREELRGVEERLDDARDRKTDAADEVRSIEAELEGLDEKRERIEAEIDDLEAELEELREERESVDERMNEISATIDEKTAAIEEIEAEIDDLEAELADSKIPELTDRIEVLEAEIDEREDRIAEIDSEINELALEKEYAEDAIEDRHDDIEAAQNRKADHEERIEEYEIDIEGKREDLEAKRAAVAELEEELTELKAERSDRKEELAEARTERDRQQDRVNTVESKLEDARERADGLEWEIESLESAVGDYDPEDVPDHETVLETIDLLQSDMGAMEPVNMLAIEEYDEVRSALDDLEEGRETLVEEADGIRDRIEQYETQKKRTFMDAYEAIAGHFTEIFEQLSEGTGSLHLEDEDDPFDGGLTMKAQPGDKPIQRLDAMSGGEKSLTALAFIFAIQRHNPAPFYALDEIDAFLDAVNAERVGEMVEELAGEAQFVVVSHRSAMLDRSERAIGVTMQRDNVSAVTGIDLSDGGDGGEEVPASD; this comes from the coding sequence ATGTACATCAAGTCGATCGTTCTCGATAATTTCAAGAGCTTCGGCCGAAAGACGAAGATCCCGTTCTACGAGGACTTCACGGTCGTGACCGGGCCCAACGGCTCCGGCAAGTCCAACATCATCGATGCCGTGTTGTTCGCGCTCGGGTTGGCCCGAACGCGGGGGATCCGTGCGGAGAAGTTGACCGATCTCATCTACAACCCCGGTCACGAAGACGGTGACGGCGGCTCCAGCGGCCCTCGGGAGGCGACCGTCGAGGTCGTCCTCGACAACGCCGACGGGACGCTGACCCGCTCGCAGGTCGTCAACGCCGCGGGCAGCGAGGATGTCGGCGACGTCGACGAGATCCGCATCCGTCGCCGGGTCAAAGAGACCGAGGACAACTACTACTCCTACTACTATCTCAACGACCGCTCGGTCAACCTCTCGGACATCCAGGACCTGCTGGCTCAGGCCGGAATTACTCCCGAGGGGTACAACGTCGTCATGCAGGGCGACGTCACCGAGATCATCAACATGACCCCCTACGCCCGCCGGGAGATCATCGACGAGATCGCGGGCGTCGCCGAGTTCGACGCGAAGAAAGAAGACGCCTTCGAGGAACTCGAGACGGTCCAAGAACGGATCGACGAGGCCGAACTCCGCATCGAGGAGAAACGCGACCGGCTCGAGCAACTCGCCGACGAGCGCCGCGAGGCGATGCGGTATCGTCGCCTGCGCCGCGAGAAAGAGGAGTACGAGGGCTACAAGAAAGCCAGCGAGCTCGAAGAGAAACGCGACGAACTCGAGTCGGTCGAGGGCAAGATCGACGACCGCGAGGACGAACTCCGGGAACGACAGCGCGAACTCGACGAACGCGAGGGGAAAGTCGTCCGGCTTCAGGAGGACCTCGAGGACATCAACGACGAGATCGAGCGCAAAGGCGAGGACGAACAGCTCCGGATCAAAAGCGAGATCGAGGAACTCAAAGGCGACATCTCGCGGCTCGAGGACAAGATCGAGTCCAGCGAGGCCGAGATCGAGGCCGCCGAGGCCGACCGCCGCGAGGCCTTCGTGGAGATCGACCGCAAGCAAGAGCAGATCGACGACCTCGAGGGCGAGATCCGGGAACACAAACTCGAGAAGGCCTCGATCAAGACCGAAATTCAGGAGCGCGAGGCCGAGCGCGACGACCTCGAGGCCGAGATCGAGGCCGTCGACACCGAGTTCGACGAACTCAAGGCCGATCTCGCCGACCGCAAGGACGATCTCGAGGCGGCCAAAACCGAGAAGAACGACCGCCAGCGCGAGCAGGACCGCCTGCTCGACGAGGCCCGGCGGCGCTCGACCACCATCGAGGAGACCGAGGAGACGATCGAGGAAAAGCGGGAGTCACTTCCCGAGATCGAGAACCAGCGGGCCGACTTAGAGCGGGAACTCGAGAAGGCCGAGCAGAACCGGGCGAACATCGCCGACGTCGTCGACGATCTGAAAGGCGAGAAGCGCCGGCTTCAGGAAGCCCTCGACGACCTCGACGACGAGATTCAGGCCAAACAACAGGAGTACGCCGAACTCGAGGCAAAGGCCGGCGAGAGCGGCGACTCCTCGTTCGGCCGCGCGGTGACGACGATCCTGAACGCGGGGATCGGCGGCGTCCACGGCGCGGTCGCCCAGCTCGGCACGGTGCCCGGCGAGTACGCGGTCGCCTGCGAGACCGCCGCCGGCGGGCGGCTGGCGAACGTGGTCGTCGACGACGACGTCGTCGGCCAGCAGTGTATCGAACACCTCAAATCGCGCAACGCCGGTCGGGCGACGTTCCTGCCGCTGACGGACATGAGCCAGCGCCGGCTGCCCAACGCCCCCAGCGATCCCGGCGTCGTGGACTTCGCGTACAACCTCGTCGACTTCGACGAGGAGTACGCCGGCGTCTTCTCCTACGTCCTCGGCGACACGCTGGTCGTCGAGGACATCGAGACCGCCCGCTCCTATATGGGCGACTACCGGATGGTCACCGTCGACGGCGACGTAGTCGAGAAAAGCGGCGCGATGACCGGCGGCTCCGGCGGCGGCTCCCGGTACTCCTTCACCGGCGGCGGCGAGGGCCAACTCGAGCGCGTCGCCAAACGGATCACCGAGCTCCAGGAGGAACGCGAGGAACTGCGCGAGGAACTGCGCGGCGTCGAGGAGCGACTCGACGACGCCCGCGACCGCAAGACCGACGCCGCCGACGAGGTGCGCTCGATCGAGGCCGAACTCGAGGGCCTCGACGAGAAACGCGAGCGGATCGAGGCCGAGATCGACGACCTCGAGGCCGAACTCGAAGAGTTACGCGAGGAGCGGGAGTCGGTCGACGAGCGGATGAACGAGATCTCGGCGACGATCGACGAAAAGACGGCCGCGATCGAGGAGATCGAGGCCGAGATCGACGACCTCGAGGCCGAACTCGCGGACTCGAAGATTCCCGAACTGACCGATCGGATCGAGGTTCTCGAGGCCGAGATCGACGAGCGCGAGGACCGAATCGCCGAGATCGACAGCGAGATCAACGAACTCGCCCTCGAGAAGGAGTACGCCGAGGACGCCATCGAGGACCGCCACGACGACATCGAGGCCGCCCAGAACCGCAAGGCCGACCACGAGGAGCGGATCGAGGAGTACGAGATCGACATCGAGGGCAAGCGCGAGGACCTCGAGGCCAAACGCGCGGCCGTCGCGGAACTCGAGGAGGAGCTGACGGAGCTGAAAGCCGAACGCAGCGATCGCAAGGAGGAACTTGCCGAGGCCCGGACCGAACGGGACAGGCAGCAGGATCGGGTCAACACCGTCGAGAGCAAGCTCGAGGACGCCCGCGAGCGGGCCGACGGCCTCGAGTGGGAGATCGAGTCGCTGGAATCGGCGGTCGGCGACTACGACCCCGAGGACGTGCCCGACCACGAGACCGTCCTCGAGACCATCGATCTCCTGCAGTCCGACATGGGCGCGATGGAGCCGGTCAACATGCTCGCGATCGAGGAGTACGACGAGGTGCGGTCGGCTCTCGACGACCTCGAGGAGGGCAGGGAGACGCTGGTCGAGGAGGCCGACGGTATCCGCGACCGGATCGAACAGTACGAGACCCAGAAGAAACGGACGTTCATGGACGCCTACGAGGCGATCGCCGGCCACTTCACCGAGATCTTCGAGCAGCTCTCGGAGGGGACCGGGAGCCTCCATCTCGAGGACGAAGACGACCCCTTCGACGGCGGGCTGACGATGAAGGCCCAGCCGGGGGACAAGCCCATTCAGCGACTGGACGCGATGTCCGGCGGCGAGAAGTCCCTGACCGCACTCGCGTTCATCTTCGCGATCCAGCGGCACAACCCGGCCCCGTTCTACGCGTTAGACGAGATCGACGCCTTCCTCGACGCGGTCAACGCCGAGCGGGTCGGCGAGATGGTCGAGGAACTGGCCGGCGAGGCGCAGTTCGTCGTCGTTTCCCACCGCTCGGCCATGCTCGATCGCTCCGAGCGGGCCATCGGCGTGACGATGCAACGGGACAACGTCAGCGCGGTGACCGGGATCGATCTCAGCGACGGCGGCGACGGCGGTGAGGAGGTGCCCGCGAGTGACTAG
- a CDS encoding segregation and condensation protein A, with translation MTRESRSDSGEPSGARRDAPGKSDDADRDEFYTDGGDEIPLDIAGHEDRERPGNADSSGDDETDTGSYAPETSDSVLEFSEDEVDAEVTGAADGTDDEEVEPVELLVQLAEEGEIDPWDIDVVRVTDKFLEAIEDADLRTSGRALFYASVLLRLKSDELFATDEPEEEELPPWEAPFADDPAMDAEGEAGHPTGFDPVESLEAEMERRLERKHARGKPETLDELVRELRTAERDTWWKESRSYDTSDSPSGYDRGMQELDYRSGDDFRVDDEPTSDDVTHTTHEEDIEAVIDDVEGELETHYENGREEVLFAEIDSVGGSRVMSYLALLFLAHRGRVTLEQDDLFDDLWVKEAAVEADASEAIAD, from the coding sequence GTGACTAGGGAGTCGCGAAGCGACTCCGGAGAGCCGAGCGGAGCGCGGCGCGACGCGCCGGGGAAAAGCGACGACGCCGATCGCGACGAGTTCTACACCGACGGCGGCGACGAGATCCCACTCGACATCGCGGGCCACGAGGACCGCGAGCGGCCAGGAAACGCGGACTCGAGTGGCGACGACGAGACGGACACCGGGAGCTACGCGCCCGAGACCAGTGACTCCGTCCTCGAGTTCTCCGAGGACGAGGTGGACGCGGAGGTCACCGGTGCCGCCGATGGGACGGACGACGAGGAGGTCGAACCCGTCGAACTGCTGGTCCAACTCGCCGAGGAGGGCGAGATCGACCCCTGGGACATCGACGTCGTCCGGGTCACCGACAAGTTCCTCGAGGCGATCGAGGACGCCGACCTCCGGACGTCGGGCCGGGCGCTGTTCTACGCGAGCGTCCTCCTGCGGCTGAAAAGCGACGAACTGTTCGCGACCGACGAACCCGAGGAAGAGGAGTTGCCGCCCTGGGAGGCACCGTTCGCCGACGACCCCGCGATGGACGCCGAGGGCGAGGCGGGCCACCCGACGGGGTTCGACCCCGTCGAGAGCCTCGAGGCGGAGATGGAACGACGCCTCGAGCGCAAACACGCCCGCGGGAAGCCCGAGACGCTGGACGAACTGGTCCGGGAGCTCCGGACCGCCGAGCGAGACACCTGGTGGAAGGAGTCACGCAGTTACGACACGAGCGACTCGCCGTCGGGGTACGATCGGGGGATGCAGGAGCTGGACTACCGCTCGGGCGACGATTTCCGGGTCGACGACGAGCCGACCAGCGACGACGTCACCCACACCACCCACGAGGAGGACATCGAGGCGGTCATCGACGACGTCGAGGGCGAACTCGAGACCCACTACGAGAACGGGCGCGAGGAGGTGCTGTTCGCCGAGATCGATTCGGTCGGCGGCTCGCGCGTGATGAGCTATCTGGCGCTGCTCTTTCTGGCTCATCGCGGTCGGGTGACCCTCGAGCAGGACGACCTGTTCGACGACCTCTGGGTCAAGGAGGCCGCGGTGGAAGCGGACGCGAGCGAGGCGATCGCCGACTGA
- a CDS encoding MATE family efflux transporter, with product MALEGPTDGTLTEGPLVRPMVRLAWPLVVIQLLQVAYNVGDTFWLGALSPAAVGAVSLAFPLLFLLIAVGSGFTTAGAILVAQHTGAESDETGLIAGQTLSFVALVAVGLSALGFFATGPMLAVLPADAETRAVILPLAADYLRVFFLGLPFLFGFFVFVALMRGHGSTRVPMRVMLVSVVLNLALDPLLIFGVGPLPRLEVVGAAVATLVSRGLATGIGCYLLYYTPVGPDVELSHLRPRRKYVAQITRLGVPTALEQSMTALALVAMTAVVVTFPPAVVAAYGLGNRLISLAFLPALGLGQATDTIVGQNLGAGEPDRAARAVRLAAGVIAAVMLAASVLAVAFPRPFVSVFVTADAAGAAATIDYGVAYLRIAAVGFAFMGVLQVVQGAFRGAGNTKTALAFAVIGLWLVRVPVTCYLVFVAEWGPTGVWTGILVGDVVGALAAVAWFARGTWKTALVDREEKAERSADSESTAE from the coding sequence ATGGCACTCGAGGGGCCGACCGACGGGACGCTCACGGAAGGGCCCCTCGTCCGGCCGATGGTCCGGCTTGCGTGGCCGCTGGTCGTCATCCAACTCCTGCAGGTCGCCTACAACGTCGGCGACACCTTCTGGCTGGGCGCGCTCTCCCCGGCGGCGGTCGGGGCGGTGAGCCTCGCTTTTCCCCTCCTCTTTCTGTTGATCGCGGTCGGCAGCGGGTTCACGACCGCCGGCGCGATCCTGGTCGCCCAGCACACCGGCGCGGAGAGCGACGAGACGGGTCTGATCGCCGGCCAGACGCTCTCGTTCGTCGCGCTGGTCGCCGTCGGCCTGAGCGCGCTCGGCTTTTTCGCGACCGGGCCGATGCTCGCGGTGCTGCCCGCCGACGCCGAGACGCGGGCCGTGATCCTGCCGCTGGCCGCCGACTATCTGCGGGTGTTCTTCCTCGGCCTTCCGTTCCTCTTTGGCTTCTTCGTCTTCGTCGCGCTCATGCGGGGCCACGGCAGCACCCGCGTCCCGATGCGGGTCATGCTCGTCAGCGTCGTTCTCAACCTCGCGCTCGATCCCCTGCTGATCTTCGGCGTCGGCCCGCTGCCCCGCCTCGAGGTGGTCGGTGCGGCGGTCGCGACGCTCGTCTCGCGGGGCCTCGCGACGGGGATCGGCTGCTACCTGCTGTACTACACCCCCGTGGGACCCGACGTCGAGTTGTCCCATCTCCGGCCGCGCCGGAAGTACGTCGCGCAGATCACGCGACTGGGCGTGCCGACGGCCCTCGAGCAGTCGATGACCGCGCTGGCGCTGGTCGCGATGACGGCGGTCGTCGTGACCTTCCCGCCGGCGGTCGTCGCGGCCTACGGGCTGGGCAACCGGCTGATCTCGCTTGCCTTCCTGCCGGCGCTGGGGCTCGGACAGGCGACTGACACGATCGTCGGGCAGAACCTCGGCGCGGGCGAACCGGATCGCGCGGCGCGGGCGGTCCGGCTCGCGGCGGGCGTGATCGCGGCAGTCATGCTCGCGGCGAGCGTCCTCGCGGTGGCCTTCCCGCGGCCGTTCGTCTCGGTGTTCGTCACGGCCGACGCGGCGGGGGCGGCCGCGACGATCGACTACGGCGTGGCCTACCTGCGGATCGCCGCGGTCGGCTTCGCGTTCATGGGCGTGTTGCAGGTCGTTCAGGGGGCGTTCCGCGGAGCGGGCAACACGAAGACGGCGCTCGCCTTCGCGGTGATCGGGCTGTGGCTGGTGCGCGTTCCGGTCACCTGCTATCTGGTCTTCGTCGCCGAGTGGGGGCCGACCGGCGTCTGGACCGGGATCCTCGTCGGCGACGTCGTCGGCGCGCTCGCGGCCGTCGCGTGGTTCGCTCGCGGCACCTGGAAAACGGCGCTCGTCGATCGCGAGGAGAAAGCGGAACGGTCGGCCGACTCGGAATCGACCGCCGAGTGA